The sequence taaaataaaaattgatctATCATGTTTCAATGGACATCTCCACATCGAAAGCTTCCTTGATTGGCTTTTGGAAGTGGAGAATTTTTTTGACTATATGCAGATACCCGAGAATCAACAGGTGAAGTTGGTGGCCTATAAACTACGTGGTGGTGCATCCGTTTGGTGGGAACAGACTTAAAATAACCAGAGACAACAAGACAAGCAACCCATCCGTGTGTGGCACAAGATGAAAAGGTTGATGAGAGCTCGATTTCTCCCACTAGATTATGAGCATCTCTTGTACCAACAATATCAAAACTGTAGTCAAGGCTCAAGGTCCATTGATGAATATACTGAAGAGTTCTACCCCCTAAACTCCAGGAAAAACCTATCGAAAACAGAAGGACAACAGGTAGATAGGTATATTGGAGGGCTACGCGTCGCCATAAAAGACAAGGTGACACTGCACATCATTTGGACCCTTTCGGAAGTAGTGAATTTGGCGATGAAGATTGAATCACAACTCTCCCAACCCTCCACCAGGACACCAAGTTTCTCACCAGCAAGCAAAGGAACTAAACTATCGGCTCAACCGAACCCACCACATGTTCCTTCCTCTAGTCGTGATTCAAAGACACAAAGCAACTATCAAGCTCCTAAGTTCAACACAACCATAACAGAGAGTAGAGGGAGCATTGGTAGTAATCATTACAACAGGTCGATCACTGGTAAATGTTTTCGTTGCAACCAATCGGGGCATCGCTCCAATGAGTGCCTCACTTGAAAGTCCGTTAACATGGTGGACGGCAAGGAGTCGACTAGGGAGAATGAATAAGAATCGGCAGAAGAAAGTGAGTTCATTGAAGGTGACGAGGGTGATTTGGTGAATTGCGTCATACAACGGCTCCTTCTAACGCCAAAATAGGAGGATTATACCCAGAGGCTTGTTATTTTCAAGACTCGCTACACCATTAATCAGAAGATTTACTACTTGATTATCGATAGTGGGAGTTGTGAAAACATTGTATCAAAGATGCTGGTTTCTACAATGAAGCTACACACGGAACAACATCTCAAGCCTTACAAGATCAGTTGAATTAAGAAGGGCACCAAAACTAAGGTAACTGCCACTTGTCGAGTCCCATTTTCAATTGGTAAATTTTACAATGATGTAGTGGACTGCGACGTGGTGGAAATGGACGCTTGTCATGTGCTGCTAGGGAGGCCGTGGAAGTTTGATGTGGAAGCCACGTATAAGGGGCGCGACAATACCTATTTATTTTGGTGGCATGAAAAGAAAGTTGTGTTGTTGCTTGCGGGAGAGAGCTCCCGTGAAGTAGCCATGcatgaaaagaagaataattttcttACAGTAACTGATGACCAATTCCTGATAGACATAAAAGAGAGTGGTGAAATTGTAACTCTCGCAGTGAACGGTAGAACTAAAGAAGCTGTCTCAGAATTACCTCCCCATGTTCAGTGGCTGCTTGAAGAGTTTTTAGATATTGTGCCTTATGATTTGCCGGCTGGTCTACCTCCCATGCGGGACATACAACACTGTATCAACCTGGTCCCAAGTGCCAGCCTCCTAAACTTACTGCATTACCGAGTGAGTCCCAATGAGCACAAAATCCTTCAAGATCAGGTTGAAGACCTCATTTGCAAGGGACTGAACCGtgagaacatgagtccttgtgTCGTTCCAGCTTTACTCACCCCGAAGAAGGACGATAGTTGGAGGATGTGCGTGGACAATCGTGCCATCAACAAAATCACAGTAAAGTATAGATTTCCTATACTGCGATTAAGTGACATGCTTGTaggttcaaaaatatttttgaaacttgatttgAGGAGTGGCTATCATCAAATTTGAATCAGACccggtgatgaatggaaaacggCCTTCAAAACGAAGGAGGGGCTTTACAAGTGGCTGGTCATGTCATTTGGCTTGTCAAACGCACCTAGCACTTTTATGAGGGTCATGCACCAAACCCTCAACCCCTTTATTAGCAAGTTTGTTGTTGTATATTTCGACGACATCCTTATATATAGCCCTGACAACCAACAACACATGATCCATTTGCGTGAGGTGCTCTCCGTCTTAAAGGACAACAAGCTATACATTAATCTGAAGAAGTACAATTTTGTTACCAACATATTACTGTTTCTGGGTTTTGTTGTTAGTGCAGATGGAATTCATGTGGATGAAGCAAAGGTTCAGGCCATTCGAGAGTGGCAATGCTCGACATCCCTCACGCAAGTCCGAAGATTCCATGGACTAGCCACTTTCTACGGAGGTTCATTTAGAATTTTAGTACTCTAGCAGCACCAATTACTGAATGCATGAAGAAGGGTCGATTTCAGTGGGGTGATGGCCAAGATATGAGCTTTGCTATGATCAAAGAAAAACTGTCCACAACCCCAATACTTGCGCCGCCCAGCTTTGAGAAATTATTTGAAGTAGAGTGTGATGCCTCCATTGTTGGCATTAGGACTGTTCTCTCACAAGAATGCCGACCTGTCGAATTCTTTAGTGAGAAATTAAATGAAGCAAGGCGCAAGTGGACCGTCTATGAGTTGGAGTTCTACGCGATAGTCAGGACCTTAAAGCATTGGGAGCATTACCTGGTTCAACGCGAGTTCGTGCTTTATAATGACCATCACGCATTAAAGTTCATCAATACTCATTCCCACATGAACTGAATGCATGCCAGGTGGATTACCTACATTCAAAAATTCACCATGGTCCTTAAATATAAATCAGGTCAGCACAACAAGGTGGTAGATGCTCTCAGCTGTCGGGGGGAACTTCTGATCACTTTACGTGCTGAAATCTCATGTTTTGAATAGCTCAAAGAACTATATGTGAAAGATGATGACTTTGCTGAAACTTGGAGGAAGTGCAAGCTCAAGCAACTTGTGGCAGATTTCCATATCCAAGATGACTACTTGTTTCGCAGTAACTAGTTGTGTATACCAAGGATTTCTCTACGTGAACATTTAATTCCTGAATTGCACAGTGGAGGCTTAAGGGGTCATGCGGGGTGAGATAAAACAATTGCTCTAGTAGCCGAGCGTTACTATTAGCCACAATTGAAGAGGGATGTTGGCAGGTTTGTTTAGAAATGCCCCATCTGCCAAGTAGGGAAGGGATAAGCTCAAAACACAGGACTCTACACCCCTTTGTCAGTGCCATAAAACATCTGAGAGGACGTGAGTATGGACTTCGTACTCGATCTTCCACGAACTCAACTCAGGGTGGATTCCGTGTTTGTTGTTGTCGATCGATTCTCCAAAATGGCTCATTTTATACCGTGCAAGAAAATAGCTGATGCATCTAATATTGCCCACCTTTTCTTCAAAGAAATCGTGCGGCTTCATGGGATTTCGAAGTCGATTACATCCGACAGGGATGTGAAGTTTCTCAGCCATTTTTGGATCACCCtttggaaaaaatttaaaaccaaccACAAATATAGTAGCACCTGCAATCCGCAAATAGATGGACAAACGGAAGTGACAAACCGCACATTGGGCAACATGGTTCGGTGCATCTATGGAGACAAGCCAAAACAGTGGGATGTGTGCCTTTCGCAAGTGGAATTCGCTTTAACAATATGGTCAATAAATCAATTGGGAAAACATTGTTTGAGGTTGTTAACACTCGACCACCAAAGCACACCCTGAATTTAATTCCCTTCCCAAGACTTCTTGGAATTAGTATTGCAGCAAAGAACATGGCGGAAAGAATTCAACAAGTCCATTCAAATGTTCATGTCAACTTAGAAAGGGCTAACTCACGTTACAAACAAGCGGTGGACAAGCCCAGGCGAGTTAAGATTTTCCAAGAAGAGGACCTGGTCATGGTGCATCTACACAAGCAACATTTTCCAGTTGAGACTTACAATAAGTTGCAGAAGAAGAAGTTTGGACCATGCCGAATTGTGAAGAAGATAAATGATAATGCTTATGTCGTTGACCTCCTTGATCACATGTCAATTTCCTCTACCTTCAATATAGCAGATATTTTTTAGTACCATCCTCCAGATGAAGCTCTCTATCAGGACCATAGCTTGAGGTCAAGCTTCCTTCTGAGTGGGGAAGAATCTGATGCAGCAAATTTGGCATGCAAGATTGACGCAGCATGCGAGTTATGGGGAATGAAACAGGAAATGACGTAAATAGAGGAAGTCTTTAGCAGCTCTCCAAATTATTACAGATTTCATTTCcaattttaatgttttcattttaataagttTTCCTAAGTTGATAGTGTGTTAGCgatattcttctttttcaaataagttTCCTTAGTTGGTTTTCTTGTATTAGGGAACCGAATATGGGAAGGGGATGGATGACCTTTGAATTTGTAAGCattacaaagtttttttttttttcaataaacttGTGACTCATTGTTTAAGAAGACACAActcttcttatatttttcttattttctacgTTTCCACTACATTAGTGACGGTCTCTTGCTctcttaaagaaaatatattaaggATCTTCTCATTCAGAGCAAAATGTTGCAAGCTAAACCCATGCCATCACCTATGACAGCATCTTTAAAACTGTCAAACTTCGACTTCCCCACCTTTGATGATGCCACCCTTTACAGAAGTGTAGTAAGAGCCTTACAATATTTGTCTCTTACAAGGTCTGATATTAATTTTGTTGTGAATAAAGCATGCCAGTTCGTACATGCCCCAAAACTGTCCCGTTGGAGTGCGGTTAAAAGGATCTTGTGATACCTTAAAAGAACAATTAACATTGGTTTCTATTGGGCAGGATGTCCCAATAGAAAGTCAACTGAGGgcttttgtattttcttgacaAACACTTGATCTCCTGGAGCTCTAAAAAGCAAAAAACAGTGGCAATATCCAGTACAGAAGCTGAATACAAGCCCATTGTCGTCTCTGCTGCTAAGCTCATTTGGTTGCAAACAGTTTTATGTGAACTTGGCCTTCCTCTTTCTCGAGCTCCCACCTTATGGTGTGACAATATTAGGGTCACGTATTTAGCAGTCAATCCAGTTTATCATTCTCGAACCAAGCATATGGACATTGACTTCCACTTTGTACGGGATCGAGTTACAGCCAAGTCTCTTATCGTTTCCTTCATTAGCTCTTAGGATCAAATTGCGGATATTTTTACTAAATCATTAGTTGCttacaagttttataattttagattgaGTCTCAATGTAGTTGATATCCCATTGGACTCGAGGGGGCGCATTAGCATAGATGACACAATTGGACTACATGTGCAGGATAGTACAGTATTAGAGCAACCGTAGGGAATGTTGTTGTTATTCCCTCCAATGCTTGTAACTACTTTAATTCCTTTTTGATTCTATATTCCTCTGTAAagctatatataaatacacttgAATCCataatgaaatgtatgaaggaTTTAAGTAAATGAGCAACTCTGATAAAGATCATACAAATAAAAAGGTAAGAAATATAAGGCAATTGCTCTCACAAAATTTCTTGATTGTGGTAACAAAATCTCAAAGATTCTCACTTTAAAGTTGGAATATATTAGGTACAAAtgggaaaataaaaaacctaGTCAAGTGGTTAGATTGCAAAATTCACAAAATGGATAACTAAACAATGAATTATTTCCTATGAAGCTATTTTTGCGCCAACTCTACCGACttgaaaaacataattttagacttaaaaaaaataatccaagcCACAAACTTTCAACTAAAGCATTCCCATTtccaatttaaaatcatttacaaacaaaatttcAGCTCAAGATTTAACACTACCCTTGTTCTGAAGGTTCGTGATCTTTTCCAAAAGCGTCTCGTGGTCCTTCTCCATCACCGCTTCGTCCATTGTTAAAAACTTAACCATTGTtctaaaaatcttaaaactgttaaatactaatttggttaaacctttaaccCTCAACATCATAATAAACTTCttccaaaaatcaaaaaattaaaagagaaatagtCATTTCCCTTGTCATGTTTAATTGGGTCTCAAGATCTATAGATGAGCCCTTCGACtaaatcatttactttttgcagattatagtattattttttgtaagacAGATTCTAatacaaatagaaaaattcaaatgttgttaaataaatatgaattgaACTTGCATCAGGATAGAAAATAAACAAGGACAAAACTTGTATGATGTTTAGTAGAAATGTGACAGATGGGGTGCaaaatgaaattatgtcaaTGTGGAGTTTTAGTAATGTTCAACAATATGAGAAGTATATTGGCTTACCTCCCATGATAGGTAGATCAAAATcacaagttttttaaaaaatcaagtaAAAAGTTTAGCAGAAGCTACAGAGTTGGAAGCAAAAGCTTTTATCTCAAGGTGGAAGGGAGGTACTTATAAAAACAGTGGCACTCTCTATCCCTATTTACGCAATGAACTGCTTTCAATTACCTAATAACCTATATACTAATTTAGAGATTATGATGACACAATTTCGGTGGGGTTAGAAAACAAATGAGGGAGTGATACATTGGATTAGTTGAGATCATATGTGTGAGTCAAAATCCAGAGTTGGGCTGGGTTTTAAAGATCTGAGGATTTTTAACATTTCTCTCTTGGCTTAACAGAGGTGGAGAATCTTGCAAGAAGAGGGTACTTTACTGCATAAGATCTATAAAGCAAAGTACTTTCCAAAAGTAAATTTCTTTGATTTAGCTTTGGGCACAAATCCTTCATATGTATAAAGAGGAATCTGGGAAGCAAAAAACTTATTAATTCAAGGATGTCGATGGAGAATAGGTTATGAAAAATCAGTAAAGATTTGAAAGATGTATGGATTCCTGGTCATCAAGCAGGAAATAAGCATGGTGGTGATAGACGATAATGAAGACACTATTGATAATCTTattgacaaaaatattatgtggaggaatattgaaaaaattagagTTCTATTCAATCCAACTGTAGCTACAGACATTTTGAAGATCATTATCTAtccaagagaaaatgaagaccAGTGGTTGTGGactcaagaaaaaaatggcAAGTTCAGAGTTAAAAGTGCATACAAATTTTATAGagggaagttaaaaaagaacaaagtgAGAGCTCTAGTGTGCATAGACATAAAGCTCTATAGAAAGTGCTGTGGAAGATGAAAACTCTAACTAAAGCCAAGGTTTTTGCATAAAGAGTTTGTAGAGAAGGCCTACCTACCCAAtataatcttataaaaaaaaaacatgttgatATTGAAGATAAGTGTTGGTTATGTCATAACAGTTTGGAAGATCTTCCACATGCTTTATTTTACTGCCATACCATTAGAgatttgttaaacaaatatattcCTTCTGTGTTGAAAATTGAGAAGAATGTGAATATAATGGATCTAACATTGTTTGTGAAGAAGGAGGGCAATATGGAGgatttgactatttttttctttataggtTGGGGATTTTGGTTAGAAGAAACAAGAtggtacaagaaaaaaaaatatattgaatctAAAAATGTGATTGAATATGCCTTGTCTATGCAGAAAATTCACAAGTATTTGGAACCTATACCAAGCACAAAATCTAAGGCTATTTGTTGCTGGAAACCCCACCTCATGTCTACCTCAAACTAAATGCGGATGgaccaaattttttattttattttatttaatttttattttttatcaacattatgaaaatgatatggttttttctaaataattatatttatcaaaaacagTATGTAATGGTTTTTTCCCATTAATGATatggttttattatataaaacagATTAcgtttattaatatattattgtttatctaaataattaatttataaaattatttaaaatataaaaatattatcattttcttactcattattccataaaaaaataaaaacataaatataatttttgattttactatttacaatttaaGTTATTAAAATCGAtacattttatcttaaattatcaaaatatatttttttaaagacttaaTGATTGATATTATGTTAAGTGAATCATTAGTaagattttacattttatattttaaatcattataattgATAGCGGAATCTTAAgtaaattaagttattttatttttaagtttatatatagaatgcaccatttatataatttaaatataatattttttaaaatcaaattatgtcgaaaattgtttttttaattatgagaatagaatttttgtttaaattatgcacaaaatattcttttagaattttgattattagatagatataaaaaaaaaagaaattacttaCCTTAGTCGCAGCACACCgtattgagagagaaaaaaaaatatcatataagaTGTGCAGAGAGTGTAACTAATATACAGCGGTGCTCTAAAAAGAATACTAGGTGTTATTATTCATTGGATCTCCTCCCGATAATCACAGTAACAACAAAAGCCACACGGCCCCATAACCTAAATcctattttctctctcccttgATTTCTTTCTGTCCCCCTTTCTTTCTCTCCGTTAATTATAGTGATAAATGATCTTAGGGTTATTGTAGTTTATGATTGGAATTGCAAGATTATGGCTTCCGAAAGTGCTTCCAGATCATCCACTACATCGGCCGATTCCTACATAGGAAGCTTGATTAGTTTGACTTCCAAGAGCGAGATCAGATACGAGGGCGTACTCTACAACATCAACACTCAAGAGTCCAGTATTGGACTTGAAAATggtattctttttctttctattttttttgctTCCCTCTTATGATTTTCTAACATCAATACCCAAGAGTCAGTTCTTGGAGGAGGAGGACGCCAGTTTTGTTATTTTGAAGTTGTGGTTATTTTATACGAAACCCCCATTGCTGTAGAGGGCGTGCTTTGAGTGGCACTCGCCAAGTAAGATGTTTTCGTTGCGCACGACTCGTGCAACATCGGAATATTAACTTGTCTATAAATGCTATTGGTGACGGTCATAACTGTATGTTTTATGTAAGACTTGGGTTAGTCAATCGTCTAACTGGGAAAGTAGGGATGTTTGTGGGTCTCAATTAAAACACCATCTCAACTTATGTAATTCTTTAAGTTCAAGATGAGATAATCTTTTGATCCCTGTCATAGTCTTAATGGTCTTTGGACATTGGAGTGCTCTTCAGAAAATACTCTTCTATTTTTGTTTGTCCATAATTATGGTCTGGATGCATTTGTACATAGCCTGAGATTCTTGTTTTTTCCTGATTATTTTTCCCTCATTCTTGTTTATCCTATGTCATGTACCCTTTCTTTCTATATTTGATGTACGATgacccaaggggttggcccaagtggtgaaagTCTTGGTCtaggggtatcactcccttcaaggtccaaggttcaacacctcatgggtgcaaacaatcttttggggccacacccctggcgatttaaccagttccgtgtaaGGAAACTTTCGAGGGTATGGTGCACGGGACCATGGTTTACTCTttaggggtgggtccgaagggccctgccttggagaggttccccgacataaaaaaatatatatattttttgatgtaCGATGAGTGTTGGTAGAAGCATGCATAAGCGCAAAGCACCAACGCATAACTGCTTTGCTTTCCAAAAGCGAAGCCCATTTACAAAAGCATGATTTTTTACGCTTTTTCTATGAGCTTAAAGCATAGATGATTTCAAGTCCTAGAAAATGTTGTAAACGAATATTCTTAAGTATTTAGTTGATATTGAAGATCATTTACATACCATGGTGCCACATATTGTCATATGTGATGTGTATGCTTTGAACTCTATATAATAGTCTAAGTTGGCTTGAAGTCAATATCTATAATTCGGGAGTTTTTGGTCATGGcctttttggtatattttgatttaaccTTCATTAAGGCTCACGCTTACACTTTGTGCCTAGGCTCTAGAAGGCATTTTTGTGCGGAATGCTTTCACCAACacactataatatatttataacaaagAGATGTTCAGATGGATTTTTAATGCATGTATATGTCTTTTAATGTGGGTAATGGATGGATTTAGTTCCAATGACTTTCGTGCTGTTTTTCagctttagtttgtaattaggtgttttctcttgtatacttcccgTGTAATTGTGCTATGCCTAATTACgtggttttttaataaatttcttataaaaaaaaatatcttttaatgtGGCAGTAAGGTCATTTGGAAcagaaggaaggaaaaaagatgGTCCACAAGTCCCTCCCGGCgacaaaatctataaatatatactattccGTGGGAGTGACATCAAGGTATCTTATGGGCAAGCAGCCTTTGGCTGCTCTTCATGTTGTTTACCACATTTACACCACTATTTATGCTTAATAATGCCAAGGTTTATGTTTACATTGTTTCTAGTGGTTCCCTGTATCAAATCTGCCTCTGTATGTTTGACAAGTCGAGATGAAACATAAAATCTGTCGAGATGACTGtaacaattacatttaaaatggAGTGGCTTTGCCTTTTAGTGGATGGAATGGGCTGAGATTTtatgtttcttaaaaaaatggaaaaaaggaaaagaactgAACTGATATGAATTATCATATCAAGGTTCAACTTTTAGCACTTCCcctttgttaatatttttatttgagtagAAAGGTCTAAACATTCTTTAAGCTTCCTTTTGCAGGATTTACAGGTTAAATCTTCTCCACCTGTTCAGCCTATGCCACCCATAAACATTGATCCTGCTATTATTCAGGTGATTGGAgtgaagaaattttttattttttatttttatcccaTTTCAAATTAAATCAGCTACACTATTCTGAATTCTTTCTAAATCTTATTGCAGTCTCACTATGCCCGCCCAATTTCTACTTCTACAAGCTTGCCTCCTGCTGTTAGTGGGTCTTTGACAGATATTAGTTCCCATAGTGCGCAGTTGGGACCCCACGGGTCAAGTTTCCAAGGTGGCCTTCCTTTGTATCAGCCTGGAGGTAATATAGCATCTTGGGGAGCTACACCACCTCCTTCTAGTGCAAATGGTGGTGGGCTTGCTATGCCAATGTACTGGCAAGGATACTATGGCCCACCAAATGGGCTTCCTCATTTGCATCAGCAATCTTTGCTTCGTCCACCGCCTGGGCTGCCAATGCCTTCTTCACTTCAGCTGCCAGTGCAATATCCTAATTTTAATGTCTCTTTACCCTCTGGTTCGTCAAACTTACCCGAAGTTCCATCTCCTTTGCCTCCTGCCAGTTCTAGTTCCATGAATTTAAGCTCCAGTTCTTTAGCACCATCAACTTTGCCGTCAACTCTGCCTCCCGTGCCTTCAGTTACACTAGCTTCTGAAACATTAGTAAACTCGGTGCCCAGCAAGGCCCCGCCTAGTTCTGGCCTTCCAACAATCACACTAGGTTCTAGTATGCCATCTCTGGCTCCTTTAGCTATGTCTAGCCCAGATATAAATGCTATTTTGCCTCCGATCTCCAATAAGCCTAGTGCAATTCCCGGACCAATCTTGTCATATCAAGCCTCTTCGCGATCTACCTCATCTATTGTTGGAACATCCAACACTATTCACGCAGAAGCACCAGCGCCATCATTGGTAACTCCAGGTCAGCTGTTGCAGTCTGTACCTAGTGCAGTTGCTTCTTCCCAAACTTTACAAACAGTGCATAAGGATGCAGAAGTGGATCAagtatcatcttcatcatctgaaTCAATAGTCCCAGTTCCAGCTGAAGGTCAGCCACCACTACTGCCTTTGCCGGTACCTTCACGAACTTCTCAAAAGGTGATCCTATTACATATGTTTCTGTCTGTGTGTCCAATTAACTGCCCACTCGTTTCTGTTATTTACAGGCTTGGTACCTTAGTTTCTACTTTAGATATGTCTGGGCTTGGTCGTAGTTTCCCTAGCTTGGTATTTTGAACCCctaagggttggctcaagtggtaaaggccttgggcttgggggtatgccccccttaggtctaaggttcaaatcttcttgggtgcaaataatctctaggggccatctgACTAGGagattttctccttgaattacccgaggtgcacttgtgggaaacttcttgccgagggcctgtgcaccccctaGATTGGTCAGGACGTTGTTCcaggacacccagtgccaataaaaaaaaaaaaagcttggtATTTTGAATTCTTATTGTGAGATGACAGACGGTAGGTTCCACCCTCCCCAAATAAACACTGTTGCCAGCTAACAAACTtttctttaagtattttttgtgaGCTTTAATTCACAATATCTGAGGTTGTCAATGGGGTTTATGCGACCCTACCCTATCTACCCTTGTTTCATTGCAAGCTGCTAAAAGCACTTTATCTTGCAGTTTTTGTTTAAGTACTCTTCCCTCTTATCTTTCATGTGAGATTTATTTGCTGGATATCCAGAGGTTGCTACATGTGCTAAAGCaatttagtttttcttctctcctttgAAGTTGATTGAACTTGGTGCTTTTTTATGCTAAACAATGATAACAAATTTAAACCTATGATTGATGTTATGTGTGTGGGGTTTGATGAGTATGCTGAcattgcttctctctctctctcatcccagCCGAATGGAACTCCTTTTCAATATCGTCAAGGTTACCGGGGACGTGATAGGGGAGGAGGAAGTGGGGTAATTTATTATATACTGTtacattttaagtttaatttggtttttggaTGTGGATCAAGTTTACAATCTGAAAACTTGGTGaaaagaataattattaaattagttGAATTGTGAGTTTCACTTTACAAGTTTCTGGATCTTGGTATTAACAACAATTTTAATATTGCTCAAGTTTTCGGAGTGTGAACTGTTGAAATGGCTTATTCACAATCATATTTAAATTGGAGATTGAATCTTAAGTCTACACGCAAGAACTGTCTGGTGGgggtttaaaatttttagatgTGATGTGATATAATCTGATCAAGGTACTGCAGATGACATCTTTCCCCAGCAAATCTTGATTTACACAATGAAAGTGATTTATAATTGCCTTGATGCTTTCATTGAATGTGGGTTTGGCATGAAATGTTGACCATTTTCTGTGCAGAGTTCACGTCCAGTAACAAAATTCTCTGAAGATTTTGATTTCATAGCTATGAATGAGAAATTTAAGAAGGACGAAGTGTGGGGTCATCTTGGCAAGAGTAATAAATCTCATTCAAGGGAAGGGGATGGAGAAGTCAGTGATGAAGATGATACTCTAGATGATGAAGATGCTGAACTATCAAAGTTTGAGGTCAAGGTGAGATTTGATGTTTTGTGCCACTTTGATTAAATTGAGTTCTGTTGAGGGTGGGAAAAACGCATTTTTCTGCTTTTACTTTGTTGTGATATGTAGTTTCTTTATATCAGCAGTCTGTCTATAACAAGGATGATTTCTTTGATTCCCTCTCCTGCAACTCACTCAATCATGAGTCGCAGAATGGAAGGAGTAGATTCTCTGAGCAAATGAAGATAGACACGGAGGTAATGTGTGTTTTGATTTATCTCGCTCCAAGTTTTTGTGGG comes from Juglans microcarpa x Juglans regia isolate MS1-56 chromosome 8S, Jm3101_v1.0, whole genome shotgun sequence and encodes:
- the LOC121244511 gene encoding protein decapping 5-like isoform X1, coding for MASESASRSSTTSADSYIGSLISLTSKSEIRYEGVLYNINTQESSIGLENVRSFGTEGRKKDGPQVPPGDKIYKYILFRGSDIKDLQVKSSPPVQPMPPINIDPAIIQSHYARPISTSTSLPPAVSGSLTDISSHSAQLGPHGSSFQGGLPLYQPGGNIASWGATPPPSSANGGGLAMPMYWQGYYGPPNGLPHLHQQSLLRPPPGLPMPSSLQLPVQYPNFNVSLPSGSSNLPEVPSPLPPASSSSMNLSSSSLAPSTLPSTLPPVPSVTLASETLVNSVPSKAPPSSGLPTITLGSSMPSLAPLAMSSPDINAILPPISNKPSAIPGPILSYQASSRSTSSIVGTSNTIHAEAPAPSLVTPGQLLQSVPSAVASSQTLQTVHKDAEVDQVSSSSSESIVPVPAEGQPPLLPLPVPSRTSQKPNGTPFQYRQGYRGRDRGGGSGSSRPVTKFSEDFDFIAMNEKFKKDEVWGHLGKSNKSHSREGDGEVSDEDDTLDDEDAELSKFEVKQSVYNKDDFFDSLSCNSLNHESQNGRSRFSEQMKIDTETFGDFTRYRGGRGGRGSGRGGRFRGGYYGRGYNHVGRGRGPGIFGRSP
- the LOC121244511 gene encoding protein decapping 5-like isoform X3, translated to MASESASRSSTTSADSYIGSLISLTSKSEIRYEGVLYNINTQESSIGLENVRSFGTEGRKKDGPQVPPGDKIYKYILFRGSDIKDLQVKSSPPVQPMPPINIDPAIIQSHYARPISTSTSLPPAVSGSLTDISSHSAQLGPHGSSFQGGLPLYQPGGNIASWGATPPPSSANGGGLAMPMYWQGYYGPPNGLPHLHQQSLLRPPPGLPMPSSLQLPVQYPNFNVSLPSGSSNLPEVPSPLPPASSSSMNLSSSSLAPSTLPSTLPPVPSVTLASETLVNSVPSKAPPSSGLPTITLGSSMPSLAPLAMSSPDINAILPPISNKPSAIPGPILSYQASSRSTSSIVGTSNTIHAEAPAPSLVTPGQLLQSVPSAVASSQTLQTVHKDAEVDQVSSSSSESIVPVPAEGQPPLLPLPVPSRTSQKSSRPVTKFSEDFDFIAMNEKFKKDEVWGHLGKSNKSHSREGDGEVSDEDDTLDDEDAELSKFEVKQSVYNKDDFFDSLSCNSLNHESQNGRSRFSEQMKIDTETFGDFTRYRGGRGGRGSGRGGRFRGGYYGRGYNHVGRGRGPGIFGRSP
- the LOC121244511 gene encoding protein decapping 5-like isoform X2, translating into MASESASRSSTTSADSYIGSLISLTSKSEIRYEGVLYNINTQESSIGLENVRSFGTEGRKKDGPQVPPGDKIYKYILFRGSDIKDLQVKSSPPVQPMPPINIDPAIIQSHYARPISTSTSLPPAVSGSLTDISSHSAQLGPHGSSFQGGLPLYQPGGNIASWGATPPPSSANGGGLAMPMYWQGYYGPPNGLPHLHQQSLLRPPPGLPMPSSLQLPVQYPNFNVSLPSGSSNLPEVPSPLPPASSSSMNLSSSSLAPSTLPSTLPPVPSVTLASETLVNSVPSKAPPSSGLPTITLGSSMPSLAPLAMSSPDINAILPPISNKPSAIPGPILSYQASSRSTSSIVGTSNTIHAEAPAPSLVTPGQLLQSVPSAVASSQTLQTVHKDAEVDQVSSSSSESIVPVPAEGQPPLLPLPVPSRTSQKPNGTPFQYRQGYRGRDRGGGSGSSRPVTKFSEDFDFIAMNEKFKKDEVWGHLGKSNKSHSREGDGEVSDEDDTLDDEDAELSKFEVKSVYNKDDFFDSLSCNSLNHESQNGRSRFSEQMKIDTETFGDFTRYRGGRGGRGSGRGGRFRGGYYGRGYNHVGRGRGPGIFGRSP